A stretch of Aedes aegypti strain LVP_AGWG chromosome 2, AaegL5.0 Primary Assembly, whole genome shotgun sequence DNA encodes these proteins:
- the LOC5571670 gene encoding mite group 2 allergen Gly d 2.02: MFKFVLVAALVPALALANVNFRACPNRAPTPTSLKVNDCYGDNCVLVARKPLRAQAIGIVSRYNSNTATIKIIARFLGKDVGYRVRPELTNACKGVVGGCPIVAGRTYNFVFVDEVLEVPAVNIPVEIEVSVSGDRGVVLGCVRFDAWIARR; encoded by the exons ATGTTTAAGTTCGTTCTGGTTGCTGCCCTTGTGCCAGCCTTGGCCCTGGCCAACGTGAATTTCCGTGCCT GCCCAAACAGAGCGCCGACGCCAACCAGCCTAAAAGTGAATGATTGCTACGGAGACAACTGCGTCCTGGTAGCCCGGAAGCCTCTGAGAGCTCAGGCCATCGGAATTGTCAGCCGTTACAACAGCAATACGGCCACCATAAAGATTATTGCCCGTTTTCTCGGTAAAGACGTCGGTTACAGAGTGCGTCCGGAGTTGACCAATGCCTGCAAGGGAGTCGTAGGCGGATGTCCGATTGTCGCCGGGAGAacgtacaattttgtttttgttgatgaAGTGTTGGAAGTTCCGGCGGTCAATATTCCGGTTGAAATCGAAGTCAGTGTGAGCGGTGATAGAGGCGTGGTTTTGGGCTGTGTTCGCTTCGATGCTTGGATAGCAAGGAGATGA